Proteins encoded in a region of the Funiculus sociatus GB2-C1 genome:
- the lpdA gene encoding dihydrolipoyl dehydrogenase, which yields MTEGFDYDLVIIGAGVGGHGAALHAVSCGLKTAIVEAADMGGTCVNRGCIPSKALLAASGRVRELHNAHHLKSLGIQVSGVEFNKEAIASHANNLVSKIRGDLTNSLQRLGVDIIRGRGKVAGQQKVSITTESGEKTVTGKDIIISSGSIPWVPPGIEIDHKTVFTSDEGVKLESLPPWIAIVGSGYIGLEFSDIYTALGCEVTMIEALDQLMPGFDRDIATIAERILIKPRDIETKVGILAKSVTPGTPVVIELADAKTKEVVDVLEVDACLVATGRIPDTKDLGLESVGVETDRKGFITVDDRMAVLSGGEVVPHLWAIGDATGKMMLAHAASAQGVVAVENICDRHRLVDYHSIPAAAFTHPEISFVGYTETAAKDVGKEQGFEVGVAKSYFKGNSKAIAEGEADGMAKVVYRKDSGEVLGVHIIGMHAADLIHEAANAIASRNTVNTLAYYVHAHPTLSEVLDEAYKRAVGSH from the coding sequence GTGACTGAGGGATTTGATTACGATTTAGTGATTATTGGGGCGGGCGTAGGCGGACATGGTGCTGCATTACACGCCGTCAGCTGCGGACTGAAAACCGCTATTGTAGAAGCAGCAGATATGGGCGGTACTTGTGTTAACCGAGGCTGCATTCCTTCAAAAGCACTGCTTGCGGCATCTGGTCGGGTACGGGAGTTACATAACGCCCATCACCTGAAATCGCTGGGTATTCAAGTATCTGGCGTTGAGTTTAACAAAGAAGCGATCGCGTCCCACGCCAACAACCTTGTTTCCAAGATTCGCGGTGATTTGACAAATAGCCTACAACGATTGGGTGTAGATATCATCCGAGGTAGGGGTAAAGTAGCTGGACAGCAAAAAGTATCTATTACCACAGAATCGGGCGAAAAAACTGTCACCGGAAAAGACATTATCATTTCTAGTGGATCAATTCCTTGGGTTCCTCCAGGGATTGAAATCGACCACAAAACCGTCTTTACCAGTGACGAAGGCGTAAAATTGGAATCGCTACCACCGTGGATAGCCATTGTTGGCAGTGGTTACATCGGTCTGGAGTTTTCGGATATTTACACAGCTTTAGGCTGTGAAGTGACGATGATTGAAGCTTTAGACCAGCTGATGCCTGGTTTTGACCGCGACATTGCAACTATAGCTGAAAGGATACTGATTAAGCCCCGCGACATCGAAACCAAAGTCGGCATTTTGGCAAAAAGTGTCACCCCTGGAACGCCAGTAGTTATTGAGCTAGCCGATGCTAAAACTAAAGAAGTGGTGGACGTACTGGAAGTAGATGCTTGTCTGGTTGCTACCGGACGCATTCCAGATACTAAAGACCTGGGATTAGAATCTGTGGGCGTAGAGACAGATAGAAAGGGCTTTATCACCGTCGATGACCGGATGGCAGTTTTGTCAGGCGGCGAAGTAGTACCCCATCTGTGGGCGATTGGAGATGCCACTGGTAAGATGATGCTGGCTCATGCTGCGTCTGCTCAAGGTGTCGTAGCAGTAGAAAATATCTGCGATCGCCATCGATTGGTAGACTATCACAGTATCCCAGCCGCAGCATTTACCCACCCAGAAATCAGCTTTGTCGGCTACACAGAAACAGCAGCAAAGGATGTGGGCAAAGAACAGGGATTTGAAGTAGGGGTAGCGAAGAGTTACTTCAAAGGTAACTCGAAAGCGATCGCTGAAGGAGAAGCGGACGGCATGGCAAAGGTCGTCTACCGCAAAGACAGCGGGGAAGTGCTGGGCGTTCATATTATTGGAATGCACGCAGCAGATTTGATCCACGAAGCCGCAAATGCGATCGCTTCTCGTAACACTGTCAACACCTTAGCCTACTATGTCCACGCTCACCCCACCCTCTCGGAAGTGCTGGATGAAGCCTACAAACGGGCTGTAGGAAGTCACTAG
- a CDS encoding TrmH family RNA methyltransferase has translation MLTSLQNPLVKQIRKLHTAKERREQQLFLLEGTHLLEEAIAADYPLVTVCCTLEWQERHPQLWNSICQRSPRTELVSPEVLKAVATTIQPDGVVATAPRVSNRAQSLPVTGLGLVLETIQDPGNLGTMIRTAAASGVDWLCVSADSVDLDNPKVLRASAGQWFRLPMSVSSDLIADISQCRKQGMQVVATVPTATLTYWEVDLRRPTLILMGNEGAGLSDNLSIMADVQVKIPLSPGVESLNVAVAAALMLYEAQRQKSFSN, from the coding sequence ATGTTGACCAGTCTCCAGAATCCTCTGGTAAAGCAAATCCGCAAGTTGCATACTGCTAAAGAGCGGCGAGAGCAGCAGCTGTTTTTGTTGGAAGGGACGCACTTGCTGGAGGAAGCGATCGCAGCTGATTATCCTCTGGTGACAGTTTGCTGTACGCTGGAATGGCAGGAGCGTCACCCGCAACTCTGGAACAGCATTTGTCAACGTTCCCCGCGCACCGAATTGGTGAGTCCAGAAGTCTTGAAGGCTGTTGCTACCACAATTCAACCAGATGGTGTAGTCGCTACAGCACCGCGAGTCTCCAATCGGGCGCAAAGTCTACCTGTCACTGGTTTGGGGCTGGTATTGGAAACAATACAAGATCCCGGCAACCTGGGGACAATGATTCGCACCGCCGCCGCATCTGGTGTAGATTGGCTTTGTGTCAGTGCAGATAGTGTAGATTTAGATAATCCGAAGGTGCTGCGAGCCTCAGCCGGACAGTGGTTTCGGCTACCGATGAGCGTCAGTTCCGATTTAATAGCTGACATTTCCCAGTGTCGGAAACAAGGGATGCAGGTAGTAGCAACTGTTCCCACAGCAACTTTAACTTATTGGGAAGTTGACTTGCGCCGTCCGACGCTGATTTTGATGGGCAATGAAGGCGCTGGGTTGTCAGATAATTTAAGTATAATGGCGGATGTGCAGGTGAAAATTCCCCTGAGTCCGGGGGTAGAGTCTTTGAACGTAGCTGTAGCAGCTGCCTTGATGTTATACGAAGCGCAGCGTCAGAAAAGTTTTAGCAATTAG
- the murA gene encoding UDP-N-acetylglucosamine 1-carboxyvinyltransferase, which yields MEDRPINPSLNLTNTYSLPEEDKSVLQIWGKNSLKGHAKISGAKNSALAIMAGALLCPEDFRLRNVPSLVDVERMGQILSSLGVKLERNGDILDINASHIGESKAPYELVSQLRASFFLIGPMLARLGVARVPLPGGCAIGARPVDLHVRGLRDMGADVQIEHGIVHAYVNGSSGKLKGAKIYLDYPSVGATETLMMAATLAEGETTIENAAQEPEVADLANFCNSMGARVRGAGTNTIVISGVPKLHSTDYSIIPDRIEAGTLLVAGAITHSEISISPVVPDHLTAAIAKLREIGAKVIEDAPDCLRIIGGHQYVGTDIETLPYPGFPTDMQAQFMALLTLADGDSAISETVFENRLRHVAELNRMGADIRVKGNHALVRGVSMLSGAPVLATDLRASAALVLAALAAEGKTTIQGLQHLDRGYEKLEEKLRQLGAKLERVQDEDTLPVESVKVG from the coding sequence TTGGAGGATAGACCTATTAACCCCTCTCTCAACCTGACCAACACCTACTCTCTGCCCGAAGAAGACAAATCCGTCCTACAGATTTGGGGCAAAAACTCTCTCAAAGGACACGCCAAAATTAGCGGTGCCAAGAACTCAGCCCTGGCGATCATGGCGGGAGCATTGCTTTGTCCGGAAGATTTTCGCCTCCGGAATGTTCCCTCGCTTGTCGATGTGGAACGAATGGGTCAAATTTTGTCGTCCTTGGGTGTAAAGCTAGAACGAAATGGCGACATTCTCGACATCAACGCCAGCCACATCGGAGAATCAAAAGCGCCCTATGAGTTGGTTTCGCAACTGCGGGCAAGCTTCTTTCTCATAGGCCCGATGCTGGCGCGTCTGGGGGTGGCAAGGGTGCCTTTACCAGGCGGTTGCGCTATTGGTGCCAGACCAGTTGATCTCCACGTCCGGGGTTTGCGGGACATGGGGGCAGATGTGCAAATTGAGCATGGAATTGTCCATGCTTATGTCAATGGAAGCAGCGGAAAGTTAAAAGGGGCAAAAATTTATTTAGATTATCCCAGCGTCGGTGCTACAGAGACGCTGATGATGGCGGCGACCTTGGCGGAAGGCGAAACTACGATAGAAAACGCCGCCCAAGAGCCTGAAGTCGCGGATCTGGCTAATTTCTGCAATTCGATGGGCGCGAGAGTTCGCGGTGCAGGCACCAACACAATTGTAATTTCCGGTGTTCCCAAATTGCATTCTACCGACTACAGCATTATTCCCGACCGGATTGAGGCGGGGACGTTGCTAGTAGCAGGGGCAATTACGCATTCAGAAATCAGTATCTCGCCTGTGGTTCCAGATCATCTGACGGCAGCGATCGCTAAGCTGCGAGAAATTGGCGCTAAGGTGATTGAAGATGCACCCGACTGTCTGCGGATTATCGGCGGACACCAATACGTAGGTACTGATATCGAAACCTTGCCCTATCCGGGTTTCCCGACAGATATGCAGGCGCAGTTTATGGCGTTGCTGACACTTGCCGATGGCGATAGCGCCATCAGTGAAACCGTGTTTGAAAATCGTTTGCGTCACGTTGCCGAATTAAATCGCATGGGTGCAGATATTCGCGTCAAAGGCAACCATGCGCTAGTGCGGGGTGTGTCGATGCTATCGGGCGCGCCAGTATTAGCGACAGATTTACGCGCTTCGGCGGCGCTGGTGCTGGCGGCGCTGGCGGCAGAAGGAAAAACGACGATTCAAGGATTGCAGCATCTAGACCGAGGCTATGAGAAGCTGGAGGAGAAACTGCGGCAACTGGGAGCTAAATTAGAGCGGGTGCAGGATGAGGATACTTTGCCCGTTGAAAGTGTAAAGGTTGGCTAA
- the thyD gene encoding thylakoid membrane protein ThyD — protein MKVAIAGGTGFVGSRLVERLLAEGHQVLILTRNPASVKPAPSVEVVAYNPKESGAWQQSISGCDAVVNLAGEPIAEKRWTPEHKQEIVNSRKIGTQKIVEAISKANPKPSVLVSASAIGYYGTSETATFEESSPSGNDFLAQVCQEWEAEAQKVKDTGTRLVIVRIGIVLAMGGAIGKMIPPFKMFAGGPIGTGKQWFSWIHRDDLVNLILFALQQREVEGVLNATAPNPVRMNEVSQTLGEVLNRPSWLPVPAFALEVLLGDGAQVVLEGQQVLPKRTITQGFDYQYPSLKQALEEFLD, from the coding sequence ATGAAAGTAGCGATCGCAGGAGGAACCGGATTTGTCGGCTCTCGTTTGGTAGAGCGACTACTAGCTGAAGGTCATCAGGTGCTAATTTTAACTCGCAACCCCGCTTCTGTGAAACCCGCTCCAAGTGTAGAGGTTGTTGCCTATAATCCCAAAGAATCGGGAGCTTGGCAACAGTCGATTTCTGGATGCGATGCGGTGGTGAATTTGGCGGGGGAACCCATCGCCGAAAAGCGCTGGACACCAGAACACAAGCAGGAAATTGTCAATAGTCGCAAAATTGGCACTCAAAAAATTGTAGAAGCCATTTCTAAAGCCAACCCGAAACCATCAGTTTTGGTGAGTGCTTCCGCAATTGGTTACTATGGCACCAGCGAAACCGCCACCTTTGAAGAAAGCAGTCCTTCTGGTAATGATTTTTTGGCACAAGTTTGTCAAGAATGGGAAGCAGAAGCCCAAAAAGTAAAAGACACGGGTACGAGGCTGGTGATTGTGCGAATTGGGATAGTTCTGGCTATGGGAGGAGCAATTGGTAAAATGATTCCTCCCTTTAAAATGTTTGCTGGCGGCCCTATCGGCACAGGGAAGCAGTGGTTCTCTTGGATACACCGAGACGATCTAGTGAACCTAATTTTATTCGCACTACAACAAAGAGAAGTTGAAGGTGTTCTCAACGCCACAGCCCCGAACCCAGTCCGCATGAACGAAGTATCGCAAACCTTGGGGGAAGTTTTAAATCGTCCCTCCTGGTTGCCAGTTCCCGCCTTTGCTTTAGAAGTTCTTTTGGGAGATGGGGCCCAAGTCGTTTTGGAAGGACAACAAGTTCTACCAAAACGCACCATTACCCAAGGCTTTGACTATCAATATCCCAGCCTCAAACAGGCGTTGGAGGAATTCTTGGACTAA
- the psb28 gene encoding photosystem II reaction center protein Psb28, which translates to MTSDTPLIQFFEGIPEEISNVSLRRNKSSGVRTVLMTFKELKSIERFNSFRKKFSNSLRLSDEEGVISVEPSSVKFIFSGPEGDDFERLDCEFEIPRDDHWERFMRFMNRYAQANDMAYSETQKTAASQAGAS; encoded by the coding sequence ATGACTTCCGATACACCATTAATTCAATTTTTTGAAGGTATTCCTGAAGAAATCAGTAATGTCAGCTTACGCCGGAACAAGAGTTCTGGAGTTCGTACCGTATTGATGACGTTTAAAGAGTTGAAATCCATAGAAAGATTCAACAGCTTTAGAAAAAAATTTTCTAATTCGCTGCGCTTAAGTGATGAAGAAGGTGTGATTAGTGTCGAGCCTTCTTCGGTTAAATTTATTTTCTCAGGGCCAGAAGGGGATGATTTTGAGCGGCTGGACTGCGAATTTGAAATCCCGCGAGACGACCACTGGGAAAGATTTATGCGGTTTATGAATCGCTATGCCCAAGCGAATGACATGGCTTACAGCGAAACCCAAAAAACAGCAGCTAGCCAAGCAGGTGCATCATGA
- a CDS encoding Uma2 family endonuclease translates to MVQAPTKTLALEEFLKLPETKPASEYINGQIIQKPMPQGKHSKLQGRLVTAINEVVEAKKIALAFPELRCTFGGRSIVPDVVVFAWERIPLDENGDVANVFEAAPDWAIEILSPEQRQTKVTGNILHCLQHGSKLGWLLDPDERSVLVYPRGQQPELLQEAGNVLPVPDLVAELRLTVGDLFGWLKLRV, encoded by the coding sequence ATGGTACAAGCACCTACAAAAACACTGGCTTTGGAGGAGTTTCTGAAACTACCAGAAACTAAGCCTGCTAGTGAATACATAAATGGTCAAATTATCCAAAAGCCGATGCCACAAGGTAAGCATAGCAAGTTACAGGGAAGGCTAGTCACTGCTATTAACGAAGTAGTTGAAGCTAAGAAAATTGCTCTAGCCTTTCCAGAATTGCGGTGTACTTTTGGCGGACGGTCAATCGTGCCAGATGTGGTAGTGTTTGCTTGGGAAAGGATACCTCTTGATGAAAATGGTGATGTTGCTAATGTATTCGAGGCGGCTCCCGACTGGGCGATTGAAATTCTCTCTCCAGAACAAAGGCAAACCAAAGTAACCGGAAATATCTTGCACTGCCTTCAACACGGTAGCAAATTAGGCTGGCTGCTCGATCCAGATGAACGCTCCGTGCTAGTCTACCCACGCGGACAGCAACCAGAATTATTGCAGGAAGCAGGTAATGTGCTACCCGTTCCAGACTTGGTAGCAGAACTGCGGCTAACGGTTGGGGATTTGTTTGGATGGTTAAAGTTGAGAGTATAA
- a CDS encoding (Fe-S)-binding protein — protein MQSLSEESSFDAKNPPDPKLIDSCVHCGFCLSTCPSYRVIGKETDSPRGRIYLMDAINEGRIPLNTATVQHFDSCLGCLACVTTCPSGVQYDKLLSATRPQIERNYPRNLPEKLYRQLIFSLFPYPNRLRVMLAPLMVYQKLGLQKIVRSTGLLKRISPHLAAMESNLPELSLKAFQDTLPELIPAEGEKRYRVGVILGCVQRLFFSKVNEATVRVLTANGCEVVIPKSQGCCAALPHHQGQEEQAKAIARSMIDSFADTNVDYIIINAAGCGHTLKEYGHILQDDPKYKEKAANFASKVKDAQEFLYEAGVTAKLSPLSDQPLTLVYQDACHLLHGQKISLQPRQLLRQIPGVQLREPIDAALCCGSAGVYNMLQPEVAEELGKQKVENLLNTGAKLIASSNPGCTLQITRYLPNQGKDISILHPVELLDYSIRGVKLQE, from the coding sequence ATGCAAAGTTTATCTGAAGAGTCTAGTTTTGATGCTAAAAATCCCCCAGATCCGAAGTTAATTGATAGTTGCGTTCATTGTGGTTTTTGTCTTTCTACTTGTCCGAGTTATCGGGTAATTGGTAAGGAAACTGATTCGCCAAGGGGCCGCATTTATTTGATGGATGCGATTAATGAGGGGAGAATTCCTCTTAATACTGCTACTGTGCAGCATTTTGATTCTTGCTTGGGTTGTCTTGCTTGTGTAACAACTTGTCCTTCTGGCGTTCAGTATGACAAGTTGTTATCTGCTACTCGTCCTCAAATTGAACGAAATTATCCTCGCAATTTGCCAGAAAAGTTATATAGGCAACTCATTTTTTCCCTGTTTCCTTACCCGAATCGGCTGCGAGTAATGCTTGCTCCTCTGATGGTTTATCAGAAGTTAGGGTTGCAAAAAATTGTGCGTTCTACTGGCTTACTTAAGCGGATTTCTCCTCATTTGGCGGCGATGGAATCTAATCTGCCAGAACTCTCTTTAAAAGCTTTTCAAGATACTTTACCAGAACTTATTCCGGCTGAAGGTGAGAAACGCTATCGGGTAGGTGTAATTTTAGGTTGCGTTCAGCGTCTTTTCTTCTCAAAGGTGAATGAAGCGACGGTGCGCGTCTTAACTGCGAATGGTTGTGAGGTGGTGATTCCCAAGAGCCAGGGATGTTGTGCGGCGCTACCACATCACCAAGGACAGGAAGAACAAGCGAAAGCGATCGCTAGGTCTATGATTGATAGTTTCGCCGACACAAATGTAGACTACATTATCATCAATGCTGCTGGTTGCGGTCATACTTTAAAAGAGTACGGACACATCCTACAAGATGACCCAAAATATAAAGAAAAAGCTGCAAATTTTGCCTCTAAAGTTAAAGATGCACAAGAGTTTCTTTATGAAGCAGGCGTGACAGCAAAACTTTCACCGCTTTCTGATCAACCCCTAACTTTAGTTTATCAAGATGCCTGTCATTTATTGCACGGGCAAAAGATTAGTTTGCAACCTCGCCAACTTTTGCGACAAATACCGGGCGTACAACTTCGAGAACCAATTGATGCTGCTTTGTGTTGTGGTAGCGCGGGTGTTTACAATATGCTTCAGCCAGAAGTTGCTGAAGAATTAGGTAAGCAAAAAGTAGAAAACTTGCTCAATACTGGTGCTAAATTAATTGCTTCTTCCAATCCCGGTTGTACTTTGCAAATTACTAGGTATTTACCGAATCAAGGTAAAGACATTTCCATTTTGCACCCGGTGGAGTTACTAGATTACTCAATTCGCGGCGTAAAGCTGCAAGAGTAG
- a CDS encoding FAD-binding oxidoreductase gives MNSVAQKLKSILSSSTIIPWEDAKVARKSEISQAVTPSTTVDCLVYPDTLEELALVMTFAHQQRSRVLPCGSCSKIGWGGLVDGVNLVVSTERLNRLIDHAVGDLTVTVEAGMKFAELQKILAQQGQFLPLDPAYPETATIGGIVATASAGSWRQRYGGVRDMLLGLSFVRSDGQIAKAGGRVVKNVAGYDLMKLFTGSFGTLGIISQVTFRVYPLPELSGTVVLIGTDEGIAAATKTLLASALTPTAVDLLSQTLVAKANLGEGMGLIVRFQSVAASVKEQSARLLEVGQHLGLQGTIYSDADESKLWLLLQEQMWISPQDAAVTCKIGVVPSSSAAILAEIPSLLCLIHAGSGLGMVQFDSTDVKPILEMRSRLSSQGGFLTILEAPIALKQQLDVWGYTGNALDLMRKIKTQFDPENILSPGRFVGGI, from the coding sequence ATGAATAGCGTAGCCCAAAAATTGAAAAGCATCCTCAGCAGCTCAACCATTATTCCCTGGGAAGATGCAAAAGTCGCCCGCAAATCAGAAATATCCCAAGCAGTTACACCTTCAACCACCGTTGATTGCCTAGTCTATCCCGATACCCTGGAAGAACTCGCCTTAGTTATGACTTTTGCCCACCAGCAGCGATCGCGCGTCCTACCCTGCGGCAGTTGTAGCAAAATTGGTTGGGGTGGATTAGTAGATGGGGTTAATTTAGTTGTCAGTACCGAACGCCTCAATCGTTTGATAGATCATGCCGTCGGTGATTTAACCGTCACAGTCGAGGCAGGCATGAAGTTTGCCGAATTGCAAAAAATTTTAGCGCAACAAGGTCAATTTCTCCCCCTAGATCCAGCTTATCCTGAAACCGCTACTATTGGTGGCATTGTCGCCACGGCTTCGGCTGGGTCTTGGCGACAACGTTATGGGGGGGTTCGGGATATGCTTTTGGGGCTTTCTTTTGTCCGAAGCGATGGTCAAATTGCTAAAGCTGGGGGGCGGGTGGTAAAAAATGTTGCTGGTTATGACTTAATGAAGTTATTTACTGGCTCTTTTGGAACGCTAGGAATTATCTCTCAAGTGACATTTCGAGTTTATCCCCTGCCAGAGCTGTCTGGAACTGTGGTGCTTATTGGCACAGATGAAGGAATTGCCGCGGCAACTAAAACTTTGCTGGCTTCTGCTTTGACTCCCACTGCGGTTGATTTGCTATCGCAGACTCTAGTGGCAAAGGCAAATTTAGGTGAGGGGATGGGTTTAATTGTTCGCTTCCAAAGTGTGGCGGCGAGTGTTAAGGAACAGTCGGCTAGACTTCTGGAAGTAGGGCAACATCTGGGTTTACAGGGGACAATATATTCTGATGCCGATGAGTCAAAGCTATGGCTGTTGTTACAAGAACAAATGTGGATATCCCCCCAAGATGCTGCTGTTACTTGCAAAATAGGAGTAGTACCCTCGTCGTCAGCGGCAATCCTTGCTGAAATCCCGTCTTTATTGTGTTTGATTCACGCTGGTAGTGGGTTAGGGATGGTGCAGTTTGATAGTACAGATGTTAAGCCAATTTTGGAGATGCGATCGCGTCTATCTTCCCAAGGCGGTTTTTTGACTATTCTGGAAGCACCCATCGCTTTGAAGCAGCAGTTGGATGTCTGGGGTTATACGGGTAATGCTCTTGATTTAATGCGGAAAATTAAAACACAGTTTGATCCAGAAAATATTTTGAGTCCTGGTCGGTTTGTGGGAGGAATTTAA
- a CDS encoding bifunctional diguanylate cyclase/phosphodiesterase codes for MVRRKKTQAIQQKVRTMPAGSYDRESLLNRITTRIRQSLELQEILATTAREIRTFLGMDRVKIYRFALDGSGEVIAESIRENRLPSLLGLRFPAEDIPPQARKMFVKARQRVIINVATGHKTQEQLDCPSSGKTFASEDIRYSPVDPCHIEYLMAMGVKSSLTIPILHQNTLWGLLACHNAIQRRFSEQELQVVQLLVDQMSIAIAQSHLLHTARQQAHHEAAINHISSLLHSPLKLTEIRQAVLEETVEALQGNGGRLFITADATGRPAQIYTYGDQPSLPWLEETSLWQSILNGEKGVASQSYRENNQDIQSHNLHNSEGRSIKSSFILHPSSSPYTIKDLYREPQLKSLASSFGLTTIRSILIVPLRYHQQCVGCLTIFRNEISTETLWAGKQNLDGRNLRPRLSFEAWREIKQAQAKEWSPEELKLAQAIGTHLYMAVMQRRVEDTIRHQASHDLLTGLPNRLLFNDRLSLALANAHLSRDEMLAVVFLDLDGFKRINDTLGHAVGDQLLQAAARRLKDCLRDTDIVARWGGDEFTIMLSPVTCADDATKIAQRILGGLNVPFRFEEQELYIKASLGIALAPYDGEDAETLLKNADAAMYRAKQQGRNNYQLYTPALGARALERLVLENRLYKALEREEFLLHYQPQVNLITGQIVGMEALIRWNSSDLGFISPYQFIPLAEETGLICPIGEWVLRTACAQNRLWQSQGLPQFRIAVNLSARQFQQNNLLKIIGQILAETGLEPYFLELEITESIAMQDVDLTISVLRKLQNMGIQISMDDFGTGYSSLSYLKHFPLDTLKIDRSFIRDLMRNPHDAAIVKAIMALGHGLNLKVIAEGVETPEQLEFLRSVECDGLQGYLFSPPVAAQAATEIIKNGKLNMKN; via the coding sequence ATGGTTCGACGAAAAAAGACACAAGCCATACAGCAAAAAGTACGGACAATGCCAGCTGGCTCCTACGATCGGGAGAGTTTGCTGAATCGGATTACTACCCGAATTCGCCAGTCTTTAGAATTGCAAGAGATTTTGGCGACAACGGCGCGAGAAATCCGTACTTTTTTGGGTATGGATCGGGTCAAAATTTACCGATTTGCTCTGGATGGGAGTGGCGAAGTCATTGCCGAGTCGATCCGGGAAAATCGCCTGCCTTCCCTGCTGGGGCTGCGGTTTCCAGCCGAGGACATTCCTCCCCAAGCCCGCAAAATGTTTGTCAAAGCTCGTCAGCGAGTGATTATAAATGTAGCCACTGGACACAAGACTCAAGAGCAGTTAGATTGCCCCTCAAGTGGCAAAACTTTTGCCAGCGAAGACATCCGCTATTCCCCAGTCGATCCTTGCCATATCGAATATCTGATGGCGATGGGGGTGAAATCCTCTCTAACCATTCCGATTTTGCATCAAAACACCTTGTGGGGACTGTTGGCGTGCCACAACGCGATACAGCGACGATTTAGCGAACAAGAGTTGCAAGTTGTGCAGCTGTTGGTGGATCAGATGTCGATTGCGATCGCTCAATCCCATCTTCTCCACACAGCCAGACAACAGGCTCACCATGAAGCAGCGATCAACCACATTAGCAGCCTGCTTCACTCCCCACTTAAACTTACAGAAATCCGGCAAGCCGTTCTAGAAGAAACTGTCGAAGCCTTACAGGGCAATGGTGGCAGACTGTTTATTACCGCAGATGCCACAGGAAGACCTGCTCAAATTTATACCTATGGCGATCAGCCCAGTTTGCCCTGGCTAGAAGAAACTTCCTTGTGGCAAAGCATCCTTAATGGGGAAAAAGGTGTCGCTAGTCAGTCTTACAGAGAAAACAATCAAGATATCCAGTCTCACAATCTTCACAATTCCGAAGGCAGAAGCATAAAGTCATCCTTCATCCTTCATCCTTCATCCTCTCCTTACACCATTAAGGATCTCTACCGAGAACCGCAACTAAAGTCTTTAGCCTCTAGTTTCGGGTTAACTACCATTCGGTCTATTCTCATCGTGCCTTTGAGATATCATCAGCAGTGCGTCGGGTGCCTCACCATCTTCCGCAATGAGATCAGTACCGAAACCTTATGGGCAGGAAAACAGAATCTCGACGGCCGCAACCTGCGCCCCCGTCTATCTTTTGAAGCATGGCGAGAAATCAAGCAAGCACAAGCCAAAGAATGGAGTCCCGAAGAACTCAAACTAGCTCAAGCTATTGGAACTCACCTCTACATGGCTGTGATGCAAAGGCGCGTGGAGGATACAATCCGGCATCAGGCATCTCACGACCTCCTGACGGGGTTGCCGAATCGGTTGCTATTTAATGACAGACTTTCTTTAGCGTTGGCAAACGCCCATCTCAGCCGCGATGAAATGCTGGCGGTGGTGTTTCTCGACCTGGATGGCTTCAAGCGGATCAACGATACTCTGGGTCATGCTGTAGGCGACCAGCTACTGCAAGCTGCGGCGCGACGCTTAAAGGATTGTCTGCGGGACACTGACATTGTTGCTCGTTGGGGTGGAGATGAATTCACTATTATGCTTTCCCCCGTCACCTGTGCCGATGATGCCACTAAAATTGCCCAGCGAATTTTAGGCGGACTAAATGTTCCTTTTCGTTTTGAGGAACAGGAACTTTATATTAAAGCAAGTTTGGGAATCGCTCTGGCTCCTTACGATGGAGAAGATGCAGAAACTCTCTTGAAAAACGCCGATGCTGCTATGTATAGAGCCAAGCAGCAAGGTCGAAATAACTATCAGCTATACACGCCAGCACTGGGGGCAAGAGCGCTAGAGCGATTGGTGTTAGAAAACAGACTTTACAAAGCGTTGGAACGCGAGGAATTTCTGTTGCATTACCAGCCGCAAGTGAATTTAATCACGGGTCAGATTGTGGGGATGGAAGCGCTGATTCGCTGGAACTCTAGCGATTTAGGATTTATTTCGCCTTATCAATTTATTCCACTGGCAGAAGAAACTGGTCTTATTTGCCCAATTGGGGAATGGGTTTTGCGGACAGCTTGCGCCCAAAATCGCCTCTGGCAGTCTCAAGGATTGCCCCAATTCCGCATTGCAGTAAATCTTTCAGCGCGTCAGTTTCAGCAAAATAACCTGCTAAAAATTATCGGTCAGATTCTCGCTGAAACGGGTCTGGAACCTTATTTTTTGGAGCTGGAAATTACTGAAAGTATTGCTATGCAGGATGTGGATTTGACTATTTCTGTGTTGCGAAAGTTGCAAAATATGGGAATCCAAATTTCAATGGATGATTTTGGAACTGGTTATTCTTCGCTCAGTTATCTGAAACATTTTCCTCTAGATACGCTGAAAATTGACCGCTCTTTTATTCGTGACTTGATGAGGAATCCCCATGATGCGGCTATTGTCAAGGCCATCATGGCTCTGGGTCATGGACTGAATTTAAAAGTGATTGCTGAGGGAGTGGAAACACCAGAACAATTGGAGTTTTTGCGCTCGGTTGAGTGTGATGGTTTGCAAGGTTATTTATTTAGTCCGCCTGTAGCCGCCCAAGCAGCAACGGAAATTATTAAAAATGGAAAATTAAATATGAAAAACTAG